The Mytilus galloprovincialis chromosome 4, xbMytGall1.hap1.1, whole genome shotgun sequence genome contains a region encoding:
- the LOC143072931 gene encoding aldehyde dehydrogenase 1A1-like has protein sequence MMAWKIGPALCCGNVVVLKPAEQTPLTALYTAQLAKEAGFPPGVLNVIPGYGPTAGSAISHHPDIDKVAFTGSTEVGQLVMEAAAKTNLKRVTLELGGKSPNVVFADADLDLAADMSHFGLFFNMGQCCCAGSRTYVQEEIYEEFKKKLVERAKKRPVGNPFDEKHDSGPQVDKDQFEKIMELIDSGKKEGAKLECGGKRIGTKGYFIEPTVFSDVNEDMRIGKEEIFGPVQQIIKFKTMDEVIEKANKTSYGLAAAVFTTDINKVMTYTSRVKAGTIWVNCYNILRTTCPFGGFKKSGMGRELGEYGLHQYSEVKTVIVNTPTKV, from the exons ATGATGGCCTGGAAGATTGGACCAGCTCTCTGCTGCGGAAACGTTGTAGTGTTAAAGCCAGCTGAACAGACACCACTTACAGCTCTTTATACAGCACAATTGGCTAAGGAG GCTGGTTTTCCACCTGGAGTATTGAATGTGATTCCCGGATATGGACCAACCGCTGGATCAGCAATTTCTCACCATCCTGATATTGACAAGGTTGCATTTACAGGATCGACTGAA GTGGGTCAACTTGTGATGGAAGCTGCAGCAAAGACCAACCTAAAGCGCGTGACATTAGAACTCGGTGGAAAAAGTCCAAACGTTGTGTTCGCTGATGCTGACT TGGATTTAGCAGCTGATATGTCTCACTTCGGATTATTCTTTAATATGGGACAGTGCTGTTGTGCTGGATCAAGAACATATGTTCAGGAAGAAATTTACgaagaatttaagaaaaaattagTGGAAAGAGCAAAGAAGAGGCCTGTTGGGAATCCATTTGACGAAAAGCACGACTCTGGACCACAg GTTGACAAAGATCAGTTTGAAAAGATCATGGAGCTGATTGACAGCGGCAAAAAGGAAGGTGCAAAACTTGAATGTGGAGGAAAGAGAATTGGAACTAAGGGTTACTTCATCGAGCCAACTGTATTCTCTGATGTCAATGAAGATATGAGAATTGGAAAAGAGGAG ATATTTGGCCCAGTACAACAGATTATTAAATTTAAAACCATGGATGAAGTGATTGAGAAAGCAAATAAAACATCATACGGATTAGCTGCTGCTGTATTTACCACAGACATTAATAAAGTTATGACCTACACCAGTCGTGTCAAGGCTGGAACTATCTG GGTAAATTGCTACAACATATTGAGAACGACTTGTCCATTTGGTGGCTTTAAGAAATCAGGAATGGGCAGAGAGCT tGGAGAATATGGTTTACATCAATACTCAGAAGTGAAAACG